A stretch of DNA from Candidatus Polarisedimenticolia bacterium:
CGAGCACGAGTACTCCGAGCAGGAGCAGAAGGACGGCGAGGACGTGATCGCCTGGCTGGCGAAACAGAAGTTCTCGACCGGCAAGATCGGCATGTTCGGCATCTCGTGGGGCGGCTTCAACTCGATCCACATGGCGATGCGCAACCCGCCGGCGCTCAAGGCGATCATCGCGGTGGACGCGACCGACGACCTGTACCAGGACGACGTGCACTTCATGGACGGCGGCATGCACGTCGATTCGTGGGAGATGAGCATGGACCTGGCGAACGCCATGCCCGGGGCCCCCGACTACGTCATCGACGAGGCGTTCTTCCGGGACCGTTTCGACACTAGGCCGTGGATGCTCACCTACAAGCGCCAGCAGCGCGACGGACCGTTCTGGGACCGCACCGCCCTGAAGACGCGCTACGACTCGATCAAGATCCCGACCTTCGTGATCGGCGGCTGGTACGACGGCTACCGTGACAGCGTGCCGCGCATGCTCGAAAACATGAAGTCCCCCGTCAAGGCGATGGTCGGCCCCTGGTCGCACGCCTTCCCGCACGACGCCTACCCGAAACCCCAGATGGAATGGCGCCACGAGGCGGTCCGCTGGTACGACCAGTGGCTGAAGGGGAAGGACACCGGGATCATGTCCGAGCCGCGCTTCGCGGTCTACGTGCGGCGCTGGCACCCCCCCGAGACCGACCTGAAGGAGGTCCCCGGAGCGTGGCGCTGGGAGGACGGCTGGCCGATCGCCCGCATCCAGACGCGCACGCTCTACCCGCAGCCCAACCACACGCTCGGCGCGGCGCCGCCGTCCGCGCGCGCCGCGCACTGGCTGCGCTACGTGCCGACCTCGGGCACCGAGCCGGGCGGCCCGGTGATGTGGTGGGGGGACGTGGCCCCCGACCAGCGCCCGGCCGACGCCTTCAGCCTGGTCTACGACTCCGACCCTCTCGAGGAGGAGGTCGAGATCCTCGGCCTGCCGCACGCCATCCTGAACGTCGCCGCCTACGCCCCCATGGCCCACTGGTTCGTGCGCCTGTCGGACGTCGCCCAGGACGGCAGCGTGACCCTGGTCGCCGGCGCCGGCTTCAACGGCGCGCACCGCGAGTCGGCCCGCGACCCGAAGCGTCTCGAGGCCGGGCAGGTCGTCCCCCTCGACATCGAGATGCACTTCACCTCCTGGGTCTTCGAGAAGGGGCACCGCATGCGCCTCGCCGTCGGAAACGCCATGTGGCCGATGATCTGGCCGACCCCCTACAAGATGACCAACGCCCTGCACCTGGGCGGCGACGCCCCTTCGCGGCTCCTCCTCCCCGTCGTCCCCCCCGGCGATCGCCCCGTGCCGAAGTTCCTCCCTCCCGAGGAGGATCCCCCGCCGCTCGCCGGCTTCGGCACCCTCGACGCCGGGACCGTGTCCGGATACGGCGAGATCGCCTCGATCGATCGGATGCCGCCGCGCCGCGCCACCCGGATCGTCGCGACGAACGCCGGCGGCTCGAAGTACCCCTGGGGGACCGAAAGGACCACCGAGTCGATCACCCACGAGGCGCAGGACGAGCACCCCGAGGCGACTTCGGTCACGGGGGAGTACAGCACGACCGTCCAGCTCGCCGATCGAACCCTGCGATGGGAGGCCCGCCTGACCTTCAAAAGCGACCGCGAGAACTTCTACTACACCTACGTCCGCCGGCTCCTCAAGGACGGC
This window harbors:
- a CDS encoding CocE/NonD family hydrolase → MRMRSSLVFAAALAVALAGGLAPSRGLAATGAPTPSAAAEASPPIYEIAFQEAWIPMRDGVRLAADLYLPKGGKPKDRFPVLLEYLPYRKTEGRGERPGLYGYFVKRGYAVARVDIRGTGNSEGRLIEHEYSEQEQKDGEDVIAWLAKQKFSTGKIGMFGISWGGFNSIHMAMRNPPALKAIIAVDATDDLYQDDVHFMDGGMHVDSWEMSMDLANAMPGAPDYVIDEAFFRDRFDTRPWMLTYKRQQRDGPFWDRTALKTRYDSIKIPTFVIGGWYDGYRDSVPRMLENMKSPVKAMVGPWSHAFPHDAYPKPQMEWRHEAVRWYDQWLKGKDTGIMSEPRFAVYVRRWHPPETDLKEVPGAWRWEDGWPIARIQTRTLYPQPNHTLGAAPPSARAAHWLRYVPTSGTEPGGPVMWWGDVAPDQRPADAFSLVYDSDPLEEEVEILGLPHAILNVAAYAPMAHWFVRLSDVAQDGSVTLVAGAGFNGAHRESARDPKRLEAGQVVPLDIEMHFTSWVFEKGHRMRLAVGNAMWPMIWPTPYKMTNALHLGGDAPSRLLLPVVPPGDRPVPKFLPPEEDPPPLAGFGTLDAGTVSGYGEIASIDRMPPRRATRIVATNAGGSKYPWGTERTTESITHEAQDEHPEATSVTGEYSTTVQLADRTLRWEARLTFKSDRENFYYTYVRRLLKDGTLVREKTWEDTIPRDFQ